From the genome of Flavobacterium ovatum, one region includes:
- a CDS encoding Pycsar system effector family protein — protein MNILQQAEAFVSELLKDKLSKSFTYHNLGHTKDVVKAVGDIVKHENVSTKDTEALLMAAWFHDTGYIRGCQKHELSSVEIATDFLIAQQQSQDFIAKVSALIEATVYDYQPKNSLENIIRDADYSHFGNSNYPTICEQLRDEWEITMKKVYTNVEWARENIYIMEQWHQYQTDYALQNWQPIKEKNIKRIKEMIEKDMQEGEVLKKVKKTKSKKEKPDRGIDTLFRITLSNHTRLSGIADSKANILLSVNAIIISIALSSIIPKLDSPGNAHLIMPTFVLLMFSVVSIIFAILSTRPKVTTGTFTREDIEAQKVNLLFFGNFYKMPLDEYQWAVNELMKDRDYLYNSMIKDLYFLGIVLEKKYRLLRITYNIFMIGIIVSVIAFVIAFNSVLV, from the coding sequence ATGAATATCCTCCAGCAAGCCGAAGCTTTTGTCTCAGAATTACTCAAAGATAAACTTTCTAAATCATTTACTTACCATAATTTAGGACATACTAAGGATGTGGTAAAAGCGGTGGGCGATATTGTAAAGCATGAAAATGTTAGTACTAAGGATACCGAAGCGCTATTGATGGCAGCCTGGTTTCACGATACGGGATATATTAGAGGATGCCAAAAACATGAGCTTTCGAGTGTTGAAATAGCTACTGATTTTTTGATAGCGCAACAGCAATCTCAAGATTTTATAGCCAAAGTAAGTGCGCTTATTGAAGCAACAGTCTATGACTACCAACCAAAAAACAGTTTAGAAAATATAATAAGAGATGCTGATTATTCTCATTTTGGGAATTCTAATTATCCGACAATTTGTGAGCAATTAAGAGATGAGTGGGAAATAACTATGAAAAAAGTTTATACCAATGTAGAATGGGCCAGGGAGAATATTTATATTATGGAACAATGGCATCAGTATCAAACGGATTATGCACTTCAAAACTGGCAACCCATAAAAGAGAAAAATATAAAAAGGATTAAAGAAATGATTGAAAAGGATATGCAAGAAGGTGAGGTTCTTAAAAAAGTAAAAAAAACAAAAAGTAAAAAAGAAAAACCAGATCGTGGTATTGATACCTTATTCCGAATCACTTTAAGTAATCATACACGATTAAGCGGCATTGCAGATAGTAAGGCAAATATATTACTGTCTGTAAATGCAATTATTATTTCGATAGCGCTGTCTTCAATAATTCCCAAACTAGATAGTCCTGGAAATGCTCATTTAATCATGCCGACCTTTGTACTGCTAATGTTTAGTGTGGTGTCTATTATTTTTGCAATTTTATCTACTCGACCAAAAGTAACTACAGGAACTTTTACTCGAGAAGATATTGAAGCACAAAAAGTAAACTTACTGTTTTTTGGTAATTTTTATAAAATGCCCCTCGACGAATACCAATGGGCAGTAAATGAATTAATGAAAGACCGAGATTATTTGTATAATTCGATGATTAAAGATTTGTATTTTTTAGGAATCGTACTTGAAAAAAAATATAGATTACTTAGGATTACCTATAATATTTTTATGATCGGAATTATTGTTTCGGTTATTGCTTTTGTAATTGCTTTTAATTCAGTTTTAGTTTAA